A window of Thalassophryne amazonica chromosome 21, fThaAma1.1, whole genome shotgun sequence contains these coding sequences:
- the tmem251 gene encoding transmembrane protein 251, with the protein MMNFRQRMGWLGVTLYLLLSMALVYYVFEVQRFSLEHVHSAAAGPSPPAPALGWSQSLHAQLPSFPAWLWALLFLLLYLQVFLFVFSCTRADPHAIGYCVLPVCLALLCSRQHGNSKSPNQLKQLQLIDT; encoded by the coding sequence ATGATGAACTTTCGTCAGCGAATGGGATGGCTTGGCGTGACACTCTACCTGCTGCTTAGCATGGCGCTGGTTTATTATGTGTTTGAGGTGCAGCGCTTTAGTCTGGAGCACGTGCACAGTGCAGCTGCAGGACCGTCACCTCCTGCACCCGCCCTTGGCTGGAGTCAGAGCCTTCATGCTCAGCTGCCGTCATTTCCTGCCTGGTTGTGGGCATTGCTCTTCCTGCTGTTGTACCTGCAGGTCTTCCTTTTCGTCTTCTCCTGCACACGGGCTGATCCCCATGCCATTGGTTACTGCGTCCTGCCTGTGTGCCTTGCTCTTCTCTGCAGCCGCCAGCACGGCAACAGCAAGTCACCCAATCAGCTcaaacagctgcagctgattGACACCTAG